From one Rosa rugosa chromosome 4, drRosRugo1.1, whole genome shotgun sequence genomic stretch:
- the LOC133741935 gene encoding F-box/FBD/LRR-repeat protein At1g13570-like — MELDRISNLENDITQKIFSYLSIKEATRTSVLSKNWRHKWIVPPCLVFDDENGLSTETIVSHVLLLHNGPIDSFKLSSRKDLDPNDIDQWIHYLSINSIKEIIVKKRNRYSLSYSISSNLFSCQDLTHLELYNCLLKPPSTLKGFGMLKSLHIRRVTVTRDVLEEVISHSPLLEKIILCKLGIRHLKIDAPNVSFLELRGGFEDVELENTINLVEVSIDQKRGSTNSSSLLKFFFKLPRIERLTLEDSFLECANGSLPKKLPEPCLCLNFLSISIRLNNLEDISTAMCLLRSSPALQELEISVQQDQHVADAAEVTGWLNDKQNRPCTQLRILKVTGFSCVKAEMDFIVFLLLGSPALQQLEISFGRKAVEVVDFSWIYDNQNNGAFMQLRLVKVTGLSGNKAQANFIRFLLSSTSTTLERLTLQPAASAKELWELFKLLGEFINRVSVPADLEFLDPSNSVQESDDSSSSSDSEDDIGF; from the exons ATGGAGTTGGACAGGATAAGCAACTTAGAAAATGATATTACACAGAAAATTTTCTCATATTTGTCCATCAAGGAGGCAACGAGGACCAGTGTTCTATCGAAAAACTGGAGGCACAAATGGATTGTGCCTCCATGTCTTGTGTTTGATGATGAAAATGGCCTCTCCACTGAGACAATCGTATCTCATGTTCTTTTACTTCATAATGGCCCAATAGACAGTTTCAAGCTTTCTAGTCGAAAAGATCTCGACCCTAATGATATTGATCAATGGAttcattatttatcaataaactCTATCAAAGAGATTATAGTGAAAAAAAGGAATAGGTATTCATTATCCTACAGTATCTCTTCCAATTTGTTTTCTTGTCAAGATTTGACTCATTTAGAGTTGTACAATTGTTTGCTGAAACCCCCATCGACATTAAAAGGCTTTGGGATGTTGAAGAGCCTTCATATTCGCAGAGTTACCGTGACCCGAGACGTGTTAGAAGAAGTGATTTCTCACAGTCCTCTGCTTGAGAAAATAATTTTATGCAAACTTGGTATCAGACATCTCAAGATTGATGCACCAAATGTTAGTTTTCTTGAACTTCGAGGTGGTTTTGAGGATGTTGAACTTGAGAATACCATAAATCTTGTTGAAGTTTCAATTGACCAAAAACGGGGTTCTACCAATTCTAGCTCATTGCTCAAATTTTTCTTTAAGCTTCCTCGCATCGAGAGGCTCACACTCGAGGATAGCTTTTTAGAG TGTGCTAATGGTTCCTTGCCGAAGAAGTTGCCTGAACCATGTCTATGCCTGAACTTTCTTTCTATAAGCATACGCTTGAATAATCTGGAGGATATTTCAACTGCCATGTGCCTTCTGAGGAGCTCACCTGCTCTACAAGAATTAGAAATTTCG GTTCAACAAGACCAACATGTGGCTGATGCCGCAGAAGTAACCGGTTGGTTAAATGACAAGCAGAATCGGCCATGCACTCAACTGCGAATTTTGAAAGTAACTGGCTTCTCATGTGTCAAAGCCGAAATGGACTTCATCGTATTTCTGCTTTTAGGCTCCCCTGCTCTTCAACAACTAGAAATTTCG TTTGGGCGGAAAGCTGTTGAAGTTGTGGACTTTTCTTGGATATATGACAATCAGAATAATGGTGCATTCATGCAACTGCGACTTGTGAAAGTAACCGGATTATCTGGTAATAAAGCTCAAGCGAATTTCATCAGATTTCTTCTTTCAAGTACTTCAACTACGCTTGAGAGGTTGACTCTTCAACCTGCAGCTTCTGCCAAAGAACTTTGGGAATTATTTAAATTGTTAGGCGAGTTCATCAACCGCGTCTCAGTACCTGCAGACTTGGAGTTCTTGGACCCATCAAATAGTGTGCAGGAGTCTGATGACTCGTCGTCTTCTTCCGATTCTGAAGATGATATTGGTTTTTGA
- the LOC133744984 gene encoding F-box/FBD/LRR-repeat protein At1g13570-like: MGGKRTKNKKGKLELDKLSNLPSDVTEQILSYLPIRDAVRSSVLSSKWRHKWATLRRLVFDDKTAIRCVIERVIDHVLLLHEGPVDTFKLSTGKYIKTAEFDRWILYLSRFSVKEFILEKGTSSCIDNISSHLFSYKDLTHLGLKNCSLKPPLTFKGFAMLKSLDIRNVIVAKDVLEKIIVGCPLLETMRILCDLVSNTHLKIDAPNLQFLKVRGVFEEIKLQNTPNLVDVSIDPKMASRSRSYSKLLLYFLSLPRIERLTIDGCLLEVRKENKAAAGEQATNWLNNNRLWEFTQLRRLKVTGLYGVTGEVDLLEYLFLSSPALQELEISFRDKMGMGLDAAAVGDYSNRNCTFNQLRVIKVTKFRGVKAEAGFIGFLLSSSPMLKTMTLQPASTEVSWEVLKVVTEFKRDSGHAELKLLDPLSPLRESYNGSYTDRYLRTKASSYDSSDESLDDSSDESLDDD; the protein is encoded by the exons ATGGGAGGAAAACGAACCAAGAACAAGAAAGGGAAGTTGGAGTTGGACAAATTAAGCAACTTACCAAGTGATGTTACAGAACAAATCTTATCATATTTGCCAATCAGAGATGCAGTGAGGTCAAGTGTTTTATCAAGTAAATGGAGGCACAAATGGGCCACGCTTCGGCGTCTTGTGTTTGATGATAAAACAGCTATACGCTGCGTTATTGAAAGAGTTATCGATCATGTTCTGTTACTTCATGAAGGTCCCGTAGACACTTTCAAGTTGTCTACAGGCAAATATATAAAGACTGCTGAATTTGATAGATGGATTCTTTATCTATCAAGATTCTCTGTCAAAGAGTTCATACTGGAAAAAGGGACTTCCTCTTGCATTGACAATATCTCTTCCCATTTGTTTTCTTATAAAGATTTGACTCACTTGGGGTTAAAAAATTGTTCGCTAAAGCCCCCTTTGACATTCAAAGGCTTTGCGATGTTGAAGAGCCTTGATATTCGAAATGTCATTGTGGCAAAAGATGTTTTGGAAAAAATTATTGTTGGCTGTCCACTGCTCGAGACAATGAGGATTTTATGTGACTTAGTGAGCAACACCCATCTCAAGATTGATGCACCGAATCTCCAATTCCTTAAAGTTAGAGGTGTTTTTGAAGAAATTAAACTTCAGAATACCCCAAATCTTGTTGATGTTTCAATCGACCCAAAAATGGCTTCTAGAAGTAGAAGTTATAGCAAATTGCTCTTGTATTTTCTTAGCCTGCCTCGTATTGAAAGGCTCACAATTGATGGTTGCCTTTTAGAG GTTCGCAAAGAGAATAAGGCTGCTGCTGGAGAACAAGCTACCAATTGGTTAAATAACAATCGGCTTTGGGAATTCACTCAACTGCGACGTTTGAAAGTAACCGGCCTCTATGGTGTTACTGGAGAAGTAGACTTACTTGAATATCTGTTTTTAAGCTCCCCTGCTCTTCAAGAACTAGAAATTTCG TTTAGAGACAAAATGGGGATGGGATTAGATGCTGCTGCTGTGGGAGATTATAGCAATCGAAATTGCACATTCAACCAACTGAGAGTTATAAAAGTAACCAAATTTCGTGGTGTCAAAGCTGAAGCAGGTTTCATCGGATTTCTGCTTTCAAGTTCACCTATGCTCAAGACGATGACTCTTCAGCCTGCTTCTACTGAAGTTTCTTGGGAAGTACTTAAGGTGGTGACCGAGTTCAAGCGCGATTCAGGGCATGCTGAGTTAAAGTTGTTGGACCCATTAAGTCCTTTGAGGGAGTCTTATAATGGCTCCTATACTGACCGGTACCTCCGCACCAAGGCCTCTTCTTATGACTCTTCTGATGAGTCCCTTGATGACTCTTCTGATGAGTCCCTTGATGACGACTGA
- the LOC133743217 gene encoding F-box/FBD/LRR-repeat protein At1g13570-like → MTMELDRISNLPGGVIQKILSYLPIREAVRTCVLSSNWRCKWAMLPRLVFDDHQIGTTSKARRRKTTFVSIVDRVLLLQIGPVDAFELVYRKFIVASDVDRWILHLTRKSLKEFTLTKSRGSQYKISSCLFSCQELIHLDLNNCSLCPPSRFKGFRRLKSLRLQNITVVQDVFEKLIGSCPLLERLTLIDLNGITHLKIDAPNLQFLEVQDTFEDVKVENTLNLVDVLIDFGEASSYCSNLLKYFVQLPLMERLTIKGFLSKCAIGSSAEELPKPCRCLKFLSIGIRLNNLEEILAAICFLRSSPALKELKISVHQEGEATAGEATYWLNENHNWAFTQLRLMKVTAFSGVKAEVDFIKFLLLSSPALEELEIVAPFEDQAVSGEVNSWLDDNLNWAFTQLRLVKVTCFSGVKAEVDFIKFLLLSSPALQELQISARHHVVLGEVNPWSDDNQNCVFTHLRVVQLTGIHGVKPEVDFIRFLLSSSPVLERMTIQPTSVDCSLELLKKLVQFKRASVDAEISYLDPLSSESDEDSDFDDDYTDLESDSDSD, encoded by the exons ATGACGATGGAGTTGGACAGAATAAGCAACTTACCTGGTGGTGTTATACAAAAGATTTTGTCATATTTGCCGATCAGGGAGGCGGTGAGGACATGTGTTTTGTCCAGCAACTGGAGGTGCAAATGGGCTATGCTTCCCCGTCTCGTGTTTGATGATCACCAAATCGGTACAACCAGCAAGGCAAGGAGGAGGAAAACTACATTTGTGAGCATTGTTGATCGTGTTCTGTTACTTCAAATCGGCCCTGTAGATGCTTTTGAGCTTGTTTATCGGAAATTTATAGTCGCTAGTGACGTTGACAGATGGATTCTTCATTTAACAAGAAAATCTTTGAAAGAGTTCACACTCACAAAATCCAGGGGGTCTCAGTACAAGATATCGTCATGTTTGTTTTCTTGCCAAGAGTTGATtcatttggatttaaacaattGTTCGCTTTGCCCCCCTTCGAGATTCAAAGGCTTCCGGAGATTGAAGAGCCTTCGGCTTCAAAACATTACTGTTGTCCAAGATGTGTTTGAAAAATTGATTGGTTCCTGCCCCCTGCTTGAGAGGCTGACTCTAATTGACTTGAACGGTATCACCCATCTCAAGATCGATGCACCTAATCTCCAATTCCTTGAAGTCCAAGATACTTTTGAGGATGTTAAGGTGGAGAATACCTTAAATCTGGTTGATGTTTTAATTGATTTTGGTGAAGCTTCTAGCTACTGTAGCAATTTGCTCAAGTATTTTGTTCAGCTACCACTTATGGAAAGGCTTACAATCAAGGGTTTCCTTTCAAAG TGTGCTATTGGTTCCTCAGCAGAGGAGCTGCCTAAACCATGTCGATGTCTGAAGTTCCTTTCTATAGGCATACGCTTGAATAATTTGGAGGAGATATTAGCTGCTATATGCTTTCTGAGAAGCTCGCCTGCTctaaaagaactcaaaatttca GTTCACCAAGAAGGTGAGGCTACAGCTGGAGAAGCGACCTATTGGTTAAATGAAAACCATAATTGGGCATTCACCCAACTGCGACTTATGAAAGTGACTGCCTTCTCTGGTGTTAAAGCTGAAGTAGACTTCATCAAATTTCTTCTTTTGAGCTCTCCTGCTCTTGAAGAGCTAGAAATTGTG GCACCTTTTGAAGATCAGGCTGTTTCAGGAGAAGTGAATTCTTGGTTAGATGACAACCTGAACTGGGCATTCACCCAACTGCGACTTGTGAAAGTAACTTGCTTCTCTGGTGTGAAAGCTGAGGTAGACTTCATTAAGTTTCTGCTTTTGAGCTCTCCTGCTCTTCAAGAACTACAAATCTCG GCTCGCCATCATGTTGTTCTGGGAGAGGTGAACCCTTGGTCAGATGACAACCAGAATTGTGTATTTACCCACCTACGAGTTGTGCAATTAACAGGCATTCATGGAGTCAAACCTGAAGTAGATTTCATCAGATTTCTGCTTTCAAGTTCACCTGTGCTTGAGAGGATGACTATTCAGCCTACTTCTGTAGATTGTTCTTTGGAGCTGTTAAAGAAATTGGTCCAGTTTAAGCGAGCGTCAGTGGATGCAGAGATAAGCTACTTGGATCCATTAAGTTCAGaatctgatgaggattctgactTTGATGATGATTATACTGATCTTGAGTCTGATTCAGATTCAGACTGA